Part of the Companilactobacillus zhachilii genome is shown below.
TAATTGCGATTTGGATTTCTCCATTAGTTTGTTTCTTCGTCGCTTCGATGGCGTTATCGATCGAAATTCCCAGCAATCTGACTAAATCGAAAATATTAATGAAGCCATCACTAACTACATCTCGGCATTCAAAATGACATTCAATTTGATTTTGGTGAATTAAAGTTAGTTTACTGATCAATAAACTTTTCAAATACGGATTTTGAACATTGTTGAGATCTTTAAATAGTTGCATCGAAATATTATCAAAATAACTATTAGAATAATCTTCCAGTGTGCCTAGGGATGTCTGCATTTGTTGAAAATCGCCAGTTTTAGCAATCTCCTTTAACCCAGCAATCGTACCCTTATAGTTGCGTTCAAAGCCTCGGAGTTTAATTTGGTCATGTTCTAGTTGGTCGGTATACATTTTGAGGTTTTTTAATTGTTCCTTAGTTAATTCACGAGTATAAGTTTGTCGTTGTGTTTGGTTACCCTTTAGGAAAATAATGACGATAAAAATGCACTGAATCAAAATGAACAGCATGATGCTTGAAATTAAATCAGAATAGGCTTGATAATGCTGAATAATACGCATAAAGAGAAAAATAACAATAAAGAGATAACCGATTAATAAGCCGAATAAAGCGGACTTAGCAATGTTCCAATTCTCTTCGATGTTGAATTTCTCATACAAGTAAATAAGAGTGATTGAAATAGCAAGTTGTACTAGCAGATTAACGATAATGAACAAGATACTGCCCCAGACGGTTTTGGTGGAAATGTTTTGATTATCAAAGAGGATAATTATCGGATTGGCCAGAGTTTCTGAAATTAGTTTAATTAGTGAACTCAAAAGGATGGAATTTATTAAAAGTAACTTATCCTTGTTGTGCCATTGAAATAATAAGAAAAGAACAGCGATATTAATAAAGTAGCCGTAATTTGGCAAAAGAAAATCTAGAACGACCAATAA
Proteins encoded:
- a CDS encoding GHKL domain-containing protein, encoding MIYVDPIVYEIGLFFSCLIFLFVFSHLAHISKNYFLGITLILLVVLDFLLPNYGYFINIAVLFLLFQWHNKDKLLLINSILLSSLIKLISETLANPIIILFDNQNISTKTVWGSILFIIVNLLVQLAISITLIYLYEKFNIEENWNIAKSALFGLLIGYLFIVIFLFMRIIQHYQAYSDLISSIMLFILIQCIFIVIIFLKGNQTQRQTYTRELTKEQLKNLKMYTDQLEHDQIKLRGFERNYKGTIAGLKEIAKTGDFQQMQTSLGTLEDYSNSYFDNISMQLFKDLNNVQNPYLKSLLISKLTLIHQNQIECHFECRDVVSDGFINIFDLVRLLGISIDNAIEATKKQTNGEIQIAIIEETAQLSFVINNTTSNQADVTEMMQEGFTTKKHHSGLGLVNVQDIKRKYPNLFVQYRKNNQWFNLSIVITK